The proteins below come from a single Odocoileus virginianus isolate 20LAN1187 ecotype Illinois unplaced genomic scaffold, Ovbor_1.2 Unplaced_Scaffold_14, whole genome shotgun sequence genomic window:
- the MAGEH1 gene encoding melanoma-associated antigen H1, giving the protein MPRGRKSRRRRNARAAEENRNSRKIQASETSETPMAASVVSSTPEDDLSCPEDDPSTPEETSTTPEESLSTAQAQKPSVARSNFQGTKKSLLMSILALIFIMGNSAKEALVWKVLGKLGMQPGQQHSIFGDPKKVVTEEFVRRGYLIYKPVPRSSPVEYEFFWGPRAHVESSKLKVMHFVARVRNRCSKDWPCNYDWDSDDDAEVEAILNSGARGYSAP; this is encoded by the coding sequence ATGCCACGGGGACGAAAGAGCCGGCGTCGCCGTAACGCAAGGGCCGCAGAGGAGAACCGCAACAGTCGTAAGATTCAGGCCTCAGAAACCTCTGAGACCCCGATGGCCGCCTCTGTGGTCTCGAGCACCCCGGAGGACGACCTGAGCTGCCCAGAGGACGACCCAAGCACTCCAGAGGAGACCTCCACTACTCCTGAGGAATCCTTGAGCACTGCTCAAGCGCAGAAGCCCTCGGTAGCCCGGAGCAACTTTCAAGGCACCAAGAAAAGCCTCCTGATGTCTATATTAGCCCTCATCTTCATCATGGGCAACAGCGCCAAGGAGGCCCTGGTCTGGAAAGTGCTAGGAAAGTTGGGGATGCAGCCTGGCCAGCAGCACAGCATCTTTGGAGATCCAAAGAAGGTCGTTACAGAAGAGTTTGTGCGCAGAGGGTACCTGATTTATAAGCCGGTGCCCCGTAGCAGCCCCGTGGAGTACGAGTTCTTCTGGGGACCTAGAGCACACGTGGAATCAAGCAAGCTGAAAGTCATGCACTTTGTGGCAAGGGTGCGTAACCGATGCTCCAAGGACTGGCCGTGTAATTACGATTGGGATTCTGATGATGATGCAGAAGTTGAGGCTATCCTCAATTCAGGTGCGAGAGGTTATTCTGCCCCTTAG